One Veillonella criceti DNA window includes the following coding sequences:
- a CDS encoding Y-family DNA polymerase produces MGYINYDLEPRADIAFIDMKSFYASVECIERGLNPLTTSLCVMSRADNSKGLILASSPTFKHVFGKQNVSRSYDLPFDIETRRFNLKRVLQEGFPINNTYINYIESWAKRTLIVPPRMGLYIVKNIEIQQIFREYAATEDICPYSIDEGFIDLTRSLNYFVPQPELSRREKLDILSAKIQHDIWRRTGIFSTVGMSNANPLLAKLALDNEAKTTPMMRANWSYEDVPSKVWQLPKLTDFWGIGQRTARRLEKLGIHTIKELAHANPDSLKKEFGVIGVQLWFHANGVDESNVREPYKIQSKGIGNSQILPRNYTKQEDIELLLSEMAEQVAIRLRRSHQQTQCVAIYIGFAKESWSANTNLATTNTNTNLANTNTTNANLTDITNTTPLTTRSTIQAQMKIEPTQLTKDLTQHILTLFRKHYKGEPVRQIGVRYSQLLPETLQSISLFDNPETIQKAHNLEHTIDDIRRHHGFLALQKASALLEGSRAIARSKLIGGHAAGGAGGLDGLL; encoded by the coding sequence ATGGGTTACATTAATTACGATTTAGAGCCACGTGCTGATATTGCATTTATTGACATGAAGTCTTTTTATGCCAGTGTAGAGTGCATCGAACGAGGGCTTAATCCTCTCACCACTTCGCTATGCGTTATGAGCCGAGCAGACAATTCCAAAGGGCTCATCCTTGCCTCATCACCTACTTTCAAACATGTATTCGGTAAGCAAAATGTCAGTCGTTCCTATGATTTACCCTTTGATATTGAAACTCGACGTTTCAATTTAAAAAGAGTCCTCCAAGAGGGCTTTCCTATCAATAATACTTATATAAATTACATTGAAAGCTGGGCTAAGCGAACCCTGATTGTGCCACCTCGCATGGGCTTATATATTGTAAAAAATATTGAAATTCAACAAATTTTTCGTGAATATGCAGCAACTGAAGATATTTGCCCCTATTCAATTGATGAAGGGTTTATTGATTTAACCCGTTCACTTAATTATTTTGTGCCTCAGCCAGAACTTTCACGCCGTGAAAAACTCGATATTCTCTCTGCTAAAATCCAACATGATATCTGGCGTCGCACGGGCATATTTAGTACGGTTGGCATGTCCAATGCGAATCCCCTACTGGCTAAACTAGCCCTAGATAATGAAGCTAAAACTACCCCTATGATGCGTGCCAATTGGTCCTATGAAGACGTACCAAGTAAAGTATGGCAACTACCTAAACTAACGGACTTTTGGGGCATTGGTCAGCGCACAGCACGCCGTTTAGAAAAACTAGGTATTCATACAATCAAAGAATTAGCCCATGCAAATCCAGATAGTTTGAAAAAAGAATTCGGTGTCATCGGTGTACAACTCTGGTTTCATGCCAATGGAGTTGATGAAAGTAATGTACGCGAACCCTACAAAATACAATCCAAAGGCATTGGCAACTCACAAATTTTACCGCGCAACTACACCAAACAAGAAGACATAGAGTTACTTCTTTCTGAAATGGCCGAACAAGTTGCTATCCGCTTACGCCGTAGTCACCAACAAACACAATGTGTCGCTATCTATATAGGCTTTGCCAAAGAATCTTGGAGCGCTAATACTAATCTAGCTACCACTAACACTAATACTAATCTCGCTAATACTAACACTACTAATGCTAATCTCACTGACATAACTAATACTACTCCTCTTACTACTCGTAGCACTATACAAGCTCAAATGAAAATTGAACCGACGCAACTAACAAAAGACCTTACACAACATATTCTCACTCTATTTCGTAAACATTATAAAGGTGAACCGGTTCGGCAAATTGGAGTCCGTTACAGTCAATTACTACCAGAAACACTCCAATCTATTTCACTCTTTGATAATCCTGAAACAATTCAAAAAGCCCATAATTTAGAACACACCATTGATGATATCCGTCGCCATCATGGTTTTCTAGCTCTCCAAAAGGCTTCAGCCTTACTAGAGGGATCCCGCGCTATTGCTCGCAGTAAACTAATTGGTGGCCATGCAGCCGGCGGTGCTGGAGGATTGGATGGTCTCTTATGA
- a CDS encoding ArnT family glycosyltransferase, with translation MCYLIRDSLIPILVGNWAIAITDPVESNYALTAKEMLLAQNYLSPQIYGHYWYDKPIFFYWEVIAGFKLFGINEWGARFFPALFGVLGLFMTYWFGYKVYNRAIGFMSALILGTSFEYWLIAKAVITDMTLFVFFNAALICFYLGYSRLQRNYYYGAYFFAGLAVLTKGPIGLLLPGLIVILFLISQQNYKELLRMKWLGGTVIFLLVAGPWYYFMYKTHGMEFINVFFGVHNVLRATVSEHPRDNVWYYYLGMFVIGFFPWIFTVPAMLKRYWQDRRSQLNTKSFWQRWCTFDQTTTFY, from the coding sequence GTGTGCTACCTTATTAGGGATAGCCTTATACCTATTTTAGTTGGTAATTGGGCCATTGCTATTACTGATCCTGTAGAATCGAACTATGCACTAACAGCTAAAGAAATGCTATTAGCTCAGAATTATTTGTCACCACAAATTTATGGTCATTATTGGTATGATAAGCCCATTTTTTTCTATTGGGAAGTGATAGCAGGCTTTAAACTCTTTGGCATTAATGAATGGGGCGCCCGTTTTTTCCCTGCGCTATTTGGTGTTTTAGGATTATTTATGACGTATTGGTTTGGATATAAAGTTTATAACCGAGCTATTGGTTTTATGTCGGCTTTAATTTTAGGTACTTCTTTTGAATACTGGCTTATTGCTAAAGCTGTGATTACAGATATGACATTGTTTGTCTTTTTCAATGCAGCCTTAATTTGCTTTTACTTAGGGTACAGTCGTTTGCAACGGAATTATTATTATGGTGCCTATTTCTTTGCGGGGCTGGCTGTGTTGACAAAGGGGCCTATTGGCTTGCTTCTACCAGGACTTATCGTTATTTTATTTTTAATAAGTCAACAAAATTATAAAGAATTACTTCGTATGAAATGGCTAGGTGGTACAGTTATTTTCTTGCTAGTGGCCGGACCTTGGTATTATTTTATGTATAAGACACATGGCATGGAGTTTATCAATGTGTTCTTTGGCGTACATAATGTATTGCGGGCTACTGTGTCAGAGCATCCGCGAGATAATGTATGGTATTACTATTTAGGCATGTTTGTTATTGGATTTTTCCCGTGGATATTTACTGTGCCTGCCATGTTAAAACGATATTGGCAAGACCGTCGTTCTCAATTAAACACCAAGAGTTTTTGGCAACGATGGTGCACTTTTGATCAGACAACGACTTTTTATTAA